A genomic segment from Cyanobium sp. NIES-981 encodes:
- a CDS encoding glutathione S-transferase family protein — MIEPLSWDELASRASTPADRVHGPTNAQALLRLFGHNARDVRVILYRDHHAWCPYCQKVWLWLEERRIPYRIRKVTMVCYGTKEAWYRQRVPSGMLPAIEFDGRLITESDRILEALEQAFGALAAGLHQPEVLPLRQLERLLFRSWCAWLCQPHRNGASDQQAQLQFQRTAAAMEAALEQTAGPWLLDRFSTADLVFVPYLERMNASLAYYKGFLLRQEHPTLHRWFTALEQRQTYRGTQGDFHTHAHDLPPQMGGCFATNSAIQMALARRIDAGPWPLTMADGSDPETSAPEPEDAAAVALERMLRHRRVLQERPALAGAAMDQALRCALTQLIGAGPCSPPPGTAAGLRSLRDRISVPRDMPLHAARHLRQALEATAQRDPIASEAQAPALPVQHRRDQDPRPFVEASVASAL; from the coding sequence GTGATCGAGCCCCTGTCCTGGGATGAGCTGGCCTCCCGGGCATCAACCCCGGCCGATCGCGTGCATGGCCCCACCAATGCCCAGGCGCTCCTGCGGCTGTTCGGCCACAACGCGCGCGACGTTCGCGTCATCCTTTACCGGGACCACCATGCCTGGTGCCCCTACTGCCAGAAAGTGTGGCTCTGGCTGGAGGAGCGGCGGATCCCTTACCGGATCCGCAAGGTCACGATGGTGTGCTACGGCACCAAGGAAGCCTGGTACCGCCAACGGGTGCCTTCCGGAATGCTGCCGGCCATCGAGTTCGATGGCCGGCTGATCACCGAGAGCGACCGCATCCTCGAGGCGCTGGAGCAGGCCTTCGGCGCCCTGGCGGCAGGACTGCATCAGCCTGAGGTGTTGCCCCTGCGGCAGCTGGAACGGCTGCTGTTCCGGAGCTGGTGTGCCTGGCTCTGCCAACCCCACCGGAATGGGGCCAGCGACCAGCAGGCCCAGCTGCAGTTCCAGCGCACGGCCGCGGCGATGGAAGCGGCTCTGGAGCAGACCGCCGGCCCCTGGCTGCTGGATCGATTCAGCACGGCCGATCTCGTGTTCGTGCCCTACCTCGAGCGGATGAACGCTTCGCTGGCCTACTACAAGGGGTTCCTGCTGCGCCAGGAGCATCCCACCCTCCACCGCTGGTTCACGGCCCTTGAGCAGCGGCAGACGTACCGCGGGACCCAGGGCGACTTTCACACCCATGCCCATGACCTTCCCCCCCAGATGGGGGGATGCTTCGCCACCAACAGCGCCATCCAGATGGCCCTGGCCCGGCGCATCGATGCAGGCCCCTGGCCCCTCACCATGGCCGATGGTTCCGACCCCGAGACATCGGCGCCGGAGCCCGAGGATGCCGCGGCCGTGGCCCTGGAACGGATGCTGCGGCACCGCAGAGTGCTGCAGGAGCGTCCTGCCCTGGCTGGCGCGGCAATGGATCAGGCCCTGCGCTGCGCCCTCACCCAGCTGATCGGAGCTGGCCCCTGTTCGCCACCCCCTGGAACCGCGGCGGGTCTGCGCAGCCTGCGCGATCGCATCAGCGTGCCGCGCGACATGCCCCTGCATGCGGCACGGCACCTGCGCCAGGCGCTGGAGGCCACCGCCCAGCGCGATCCGATCGCCTCCGAGGCCCAGGCCCCAGCGTTGCCGGTGCAGCACCGCCGCGACCAGGATCCACGCCCCTTTGTGGAGGCCTCCGTAGCATCGGCCCTGTGA
- a CDS encoding P-II family nitrogen regulator, which yields MKQIQAIVRPEKLDAVKEALVEVGINGITVTPVQGFGKQMGHTEVYRGVKVEAKLLTKMNVTTVVTDEAVDKVVEAILSAARTGEIGDGKIIITPVENAIRIRTGESGDSTLI from the coding sequence GTGAAACAGATTCAAGCCATCGTGCGCCCCGAGAAGCTTGACGCCGTGAAGGAAGCCCTCGTCGAGGTCGGCATCAACGGCATCACCGTCACTCCGGTGCAGGGCTTTGGCAAGCAGATGGGCCACACCGAGGTCTATCGGGGTGTGAAGGTGGAAGCCAAGCTGCTCACCAAGATGAACGTCACCACGGTGGTCACCGATGAGGCCGTGGACAAGGTGGTGGAGGCCATCCTGTCGGCAGCCCGCACCGGTGAGATCGGAGACGGCAAGATCATCATCACGCCGGTGGAAAACGCCATCAGGATTCGCACCGGCGAGTCCGGTGACTCCACCCTGATCTGA
- a CDS encoding DUF4278 domain-containing protein gives MTNSQLRYRGIPYDASQHEHPSSEAVEHTYRGRHYLAPLRHEPAPVDTSRELHYRGAVYHHRANAA, from the coding sequence ATGACCAACTCCCAACTTCGCTATCGCGGCATTCCCTACGACGCCAGCCAGCACGAGCACCCCTCCAGCGAGGCTGTCGAGCACACCTACAGGGGGCGGCACTACCTGGCACCCCTGCGCCATGAGCCGGCACCGGTGGACACCTCCCGTGAGCTCCACTACCGCGGGGCGGTGTATCACCACCGCGCCAACGCCGCCTGA
- a CDS encoding ammonium transporter translates to MTIASHPPRRPKRLQEASLLEAPSLLLRGIRGLSSQRSLVWLACIPLALFGLGVFNLSAHAAELPELTAAFLANNMFLLIAAVLVIFMNAGFAMVEAGLCRQKNAVNILAKNLIVFALAVSAYWFIGYKIMYNADWVIPGWFKFGGIFFDPTVTAEMVTDAALVPSIDFLFQAAFVGTAATIVSGLVAERIKFGEFVIFSLVLCGILYPISGSWQWNFPDDAGVGGGWLASLGFIDFAGSTVVHSFGAWAGLIGAILLGPRIGKFVEGKPQAIPGHNLSIATLGCLILWIGWYGFNPGSVLAMNETVPYVAVTTTLGAAGGGISATLMSQFTGGKPDLTMTINGILAGLVAVTAGCDGFSMPAAWVVGFIGGVLVVLSVAFIDGLKIDDPVGAFSVHGTCGMWGTLAVGLFNMDKGLLTGHGPAQLGIQIVGIVAFAIFAIVASLITWSIIGAIFGGIRVTEKEEIEGLDIGEHGMEAYPDFAASAK, encoded by the coding sequence ATGACCATTGCTTCCCACCCTCCCAGGCGCCCGAAGCGCCTGCAGGAGGCGAGTCTGCTGGAGGCCCCCTCCTTGCTGCTGCGCGGAATCCGAGGCCTCTCCTCCCAGCGCAGCCTTGTCTGGTTGGCCTGCATCCCCCTCGCCCTGTTCGGCCTCGGGGTGTTCAACCTCTCCGCCCACGCAGCTGAGCTCCCGGAACTCACGGCCGCCTTCCTGGCCAACAACATGTTCCTGTTGATCGCCGCGGTTCTGGTGATCTTCATGAACGCCGGCTTCGCCATGGTGGAAGCTGGGTTGTGTCGGCAGAAGAACGCTGTCAACATCCTGGCCAAGAACCTTATCGTCTTCGCCCTGGCGGTGTCGGCCTACTGGTTCATCGGCTACAAGATCATGTACAACGCCGACTGGGTGATTCCCGGTTGGTTCAAGTTCGGTGGAATCTTCTTTGATCCCACCGTCACCGCCGAGATGGTCACCGACGCTGCGCTCGTGCCCAGCATCGACTTCCTCTTCCAGGCCGCCTTCGTGGGCACGGCTGCCACGATCGTTTCCGGTCTAGTCGCTGAGCGCATCAAGTTCGGGGAGTTCGTGATTTTCTCCCTGGTGCTCTGCGGCATCCTCTACCCGATCTCCGGCTCCTGGCAGTGGAATTTCCCCGATGACGCCGGTGTGGGTGGTGGCTGGCTGGCCAGCCTCGGCTTCATCGACTTCGCCGGCTCCACGGTGGTGCACTCCTTCGGGGCCTGGGCCGGCCTGATCGGCGCCATTCTGCTCGGCCCCAGGATCGGCAAGTTCGTGGAAGGCAAGCCCCAGGCCATCCCTGGCCACAACCTCTCCATCGCCACCCTCGGCTGCCTGATCCTCTGGATCGGCTGGTACGGCTTCAACCCTGGCTCGGTGCTGGCGATGAACGAAACCGTCCCCTACGTGGCCGTCACCACCACGCTGGGTGCGGCTGGCGGCGGTATCTCCGCCACCCTGATGAGCCAGTTCACCGGTGGCAAGCCGGACCTCACCATGACCATCAACGGCATCCTGGCCGGTCTGGTGGCCGTGACCGCCGGCTGCGACGGCTTCTCCATGCCCGCGGCCTGGGTGGTGGGCTTCATCGGGGGTGTGCTGGTGGTTCTCTCCGTGGCCTTCATCGACGGCCTCAAGATCGACGACCCCGTGGGCGCCTTCTCGGTGCACGGCACCTGTGGCATGTGGGGCACCCTGGCTGTGGGCCTGTTCAACATGGACAAGGGCCTGCTCACCGGCCATGGCCCCGCCCAGCTGGGCATCCAGATCGTGGGCATCGTGGCCTTCGCCATCTTCGCGATCGTGGCTTCCCTGATCACCTGGTCGATCATCGGCGCCATCTTCGGTGGCATCCGAGTCACCGAGAAGGAAGAGATCGAGGGCCTCGACATCGGCGAACATGGCATGGAGGCCTACCCCGATTTCGCTGCCAGCGCCAAATAG
- the gorA gene encoding glutathione-disulfide reductase, producing the protein MTDCYDLIVLGAGSGGLAAAKRAASYGARVAIVEGDRVGGTCVIRGCVPKKLLVYGSAYRHLVHDAPSFGWHLDGVRCEAAQLLVNVRAEVDRLNQLHIGLLEKAGVDLVPGWGSFTGPETVTVSAADGSSRELRAARILIAVGGRPHRPAIPGADLAWVSDDMFLLEQLPEHVVVVGGGFIACEFACILHGLGVAVTQLVRGDHLLRGFDREASRAVQDAMEEQGITLRFAHTPAAITGECAPGELTLTTQSGEQIGCGGVLLATGRKPFLRGLNLEAAGVAVEGDAIAVDADQRTNVPHIYAVGDVTDRVNLTPVAVDEGRAFADTVYGQRPRQVDHDLVASAVFSQPELAGVGLTEEQAIARHGAEAVRVHRARFRPMSQALPGRGPRVLLKLIVEIASGRVLGCHMVGDHAAEIIQMAAIAIGMGATKADFDRTMALHPSVAEEFVTMPN; encoded by the coding sequence ATGACCGACTGCTACGACTTGATCGTGCTGGGTGCCGGCTCCGGCGGCCTGGCCGCTGCCAAGCGGGCGGCCTCCTACGGGGCCCGGGTGGCGATCGTGGAGGGGGATCGGGTGGGAGGCACCTGCGTGATCCGCGGCTGTGTGCCCAAGAAGCTGCTGGTGTACGGCTCCGCCTACCGCCATCTCGTGCACGATGCGCCCAGTTTCGGCTGGCATCTGGATGGGGTCCGCTGCGAGGCGGCCCAACTCCTCGTCAACGTGCGCGCCGAGGTGGATCGCCTCAACCAGCTGCACATCGGCCTGCTGGAGAAGGCGGGTGTGGATCTGGTGCCCGGCTGGGGGAGCTTCACGGGCCCCGAAACCGTGACGGTGAGCGCTGCCGATGGCTCCAGCAGGGAACTGCGCGCCGCCCGCATCCTGATCGCCGTGGGTGGACGACCCCACCGCCCCGCCATCCCCGGCGCCGATCTGGCCTGGGTGAGTGATGACATGTTCCTGCTGGAACAACTGCCCGAGCACGTGGTGGTGGTGGGCGGCGGCTTCATCGCCTGTGAGTTCGCCTGCATCCTCCACGGCCTCGGGGTGGCCGTCACCCAGCTGGTGCGGGGCGACCACCTGCTGCGCGGCTTCGATCGCGAGGCCAGCCGTGCGGTTCAGGACGCCATGGAGGAGCAGGGCATCACGCTGCGCTTCGCCCATACCCCCGCGGCCATCACCGGAGAGTGCGCCCCCGGCGAGCTGACGCTCACCACCCAGAGCGGTGAGCAGATCGGCTGTGGAGGGGTGCTGCTGGCCACGGGTCGCAAGCCCTTTCTGCGCGGGCTCAATCTCGAGGCTGCCGGGGTGGCCGTGGAGGGCGATGCCATCGCAGTCGACGCGGATCAACGCACCAACGTGCCTCACATCTACGCCGTGGGGGATGTGACCGACCGGGTGAACCTCACCCCGGTGGCGGTGGATGAGGGCCGTGCCTTTGCCGACACCGTCTACGGCCAGCGGCCGCGGCAGGTGGACCATGATCTGGTGGCCAGCGCCGTGTTCTCCCAGCCCGAACTTGCCGGGGTGGGTCTCACCGAGGAACAGGCCATCGCCCGCCATGGCGCCGAGGCCGTCCGGGTCCATCGGGCCCGCTTCCGGCCCATGAGTCAGGCGTTGCCGGGGCGGGGCCCCCGGGTGCTTCTCAAGCTGATCGTGGAGATCGCCTCCGGCCGCGTGCTCGGTTGCCACATGGTGGGCGACCATGCCGCCGAAATCATTCAGATGGCGGCGATCGCCATCGGCATGGGAGCCACCAAGGCCGACTTCGACCGCACCATGGCGCTGCACCCCTCGGTGGCGGAGGAATTCGTGACCATGCCCAACTAG
- a CDS encoding ferritin: MNNLTQAINRHLESEFQASHTYLAMSIWLREKDLAGFSQYMLTKSDEERTHAARMIAYLVDCDEQVVLPTIQAPPRHWDSVQQLFDRVDEMEKEVTASINHLYSLADEASERSAAAMLDWFVEEQIKEEAEARFVRKRLRLAGDNAAALLLLDQQFLEGTALAHVKATMMGYTNQGA, from the coding sequence GTGAACAACCTCACCCAAGCCATCAACCGGCACCTGGAGTCGGAATTCCAGGCGAGCCACACGTATCTCGCCATGTCGATCTGGCTGCGGGAGAAGGATCTGGCCGGCTTCTCCCAGTACATGCTCACCAAGAGCGATGAGGAGCGCACCCATGCAGCCCGGATGATCGCCTACCTGGTGGACTGTGACGAACAGGTGGTGCTCCCCACGATCCAGGCCCCCCCTCGCCACTGGGACTCGGTTCAGCAGTTGTTCGATCGGGTCGACGAGATGGAGAAGGAGGTGACGGCCTCGATCAACCATCTGTACAGCCTGGCGGATGAGGCCTCCGAGCGCAGTGCCGCGGCGATGCTGGACTGGTTCGTGGAAGAGCAGATCAAGGAGGAGGCCGAGGCCCGGTTCGTCCGCAAGCGGCTCCGCCTGGCGGGGGACAACGCAGCGGCCCTGCTCCTGCTGGACCAGCAGTTTCTCGAGGGCACAGCCCTGGCCCACGTCAAGGCCACGATGATGGGCTACACCAATCAGGGAGCCTGA
- a CDS encoding type 1 glutamine amidotransferase: protein MPCLLAIQHLDREGPGLFAEAAAARGWQLRVSRPDRGDPLPDPGVGDVLLVLGGPMGVAQIGDPAYPWLAAEVDLLRHVLERRHPVVGLCLGAQLLVHAAGGLVEPLCAGEPPVPIREVGWGAVSFTVAPEQEPLLRGLDPSEVMLHWHGDRVRLPASAQLLGSTLLCPEQVFRLGPRAYGLQCHVEVLPGDLERWLLEDADYVEAALGPGAAQRIRHDASLWGERSRRQGRLLIDNLLDLLAPGGEGQR from the coding sequence ATGCCCTGCCTGCTCGCCATCCAGCACCTCGACCGGGAGGGGCCGGGCCTGTTCGCGGAAGCGGCCGCCGCCAGGGGTTGGCAGCTGCGGGTGTCCCGCCCGGATCGGGGCGATCCGCTGCCGGATCCCGGCGTCGGCGATGTGCTGCTGGTGCTGGGCGGTCCGATGGGGGTGGCCCAGATCGGCGACCCCGCCTACCCCTGGCTCGCGGCTGAAGTGGACCTGCTGCGCCACGTGCTGGAACGCCGCCATCCCGTGGTGGGCCTCTGCCTGGGGGCCCAGCTGCTGGTGCATGCCGCCGGGGGGCTGGTGGAGCCCCTCTGCGCGGGTGAGCCGCCGGTGCCGATCCGCGAGGTGGGCTGGGGAGCGGTGTCCTTCACCGTGGCTCCTGAGCAGGAGCCGCTGCTGCGCGGTCTCGATCCGAGTGAGGTGATGCTGCACTGGCATGGCGATCGGGTGCGCCTGCCGGCCTCGGCCCAGTTGCTCGGTTCCACGCTGCTCTGCCCGGAGCAGGTCTTCCGGCTGGGGCCGCGGGCCTACGGCCTGCAGTGCCATGTGGAGGTGCTGCCCGGCGATCTGGAGCGCTGGCTGCTGGAGGATGCCGACTACGTGGAGGCGGCGCTGGGCCCGGGGGCTGCCCAGCGGATCCGCCATGACGCCAGCCTTTGGGGTGAACGCAGCAGGCGCCAGGGGCGCCTGCTGATCGACAACCTGCTCGATCTTCTGGCCCCCGGAGGTGAGGGGCAACGGTGA
- a CDS encoding metallophosphoesterase, with translation MPLTRRRLLHLAAAGSGVLAVQALWPRPASSGGGTPAASSQAAASPLRLALISDLNSSYGSTTYVPQVQRGVDLLQSLAPELVICAGDMVAGQKAGLSTGQLDAMWRSFGQQVLDPLVGRGIGFVPAMGNHDASSSRSQGQYVFALDRQRAERFWLAQRPRLGLNLLSAEAFPFRYSLLHGDVFLLVLDASSAFLGADQKRWAQQQLASAAARQARLRLVIGHLPLYAVSQGRDRPGEVLDRPGELLQLMEQGRVNLYVSGHHHAYFPSRVGRLNLLSLGAMGSGPRRLLQSGQSQGQTLTLLELPSGGRELIETTYSLSSLAPLDPATLPRQLQPSAGPSLPRRASRIPIA, from the coding sequence ATGCCCCTCACCCGCCGGCGCTTGCTCCACCTGGCTGCGGCGGGCTCGGGAGTGCTGGCGGTCCAGGCCCTCTGGCCCAGGCCCGCCTCCTCCGGCGGGGGGACTCCGGCAGCGTCCTCCCAGGCGGCTGCATCACCTCTGCGGCTGGCGCTGATCAGCGATCTCAACAGCAGTTACGGCTCCACCACCTATGTGCCCCAGGTGCAGCGGGGGGTGGACCTGCTCCAGAGCCTGGCCCCCGAACTGGTGATCTGCGCCGGCGACATGGTGGCCGGACAGAAAGCAGGCCTCAGCACAGGGCAGCTCGATGCGATGTGGCGCAGCTTCGGGCAGCAGGTTCTCGATCCGCTGGTGGGTCGGGGCATCGGCTTTGTGCCCGCCATGGGCAACCACGATGCCTCCAGCAGCCGAAGCCAGGGGCAGTATGTGTTCGCCCTGGATCGGCAGCGCGCCGAGCGCTTCTGGCTGGCCCAGCGCCCCAGGCTGGGGCTGAATCTGCTGAGCGCGGAGGCCTTCCCGTTCCGCTACAGCCTGCTGCACGGGGATGTCTTCCTCCTGGTGCTGGATGCCTCCTCGGCCTTCCTCGGCGCCGACCAGAAGCGCTGGGCCCAGCAGCAACTGGCCAGTGCGGCCGCCCGGCAGGCCAGGCTGCGCCTGGTGATCGGCCATCTGCCGCTCTACGCCGTGAGCCAGGGCCGGGATCGTCCCGGCGAGGTGCTGGATCGCCCCGGTGAGCTGCTGCAGCTGATGGAGCAGGGGCGGGTGAACCTCTATGTGAGCGGCCACCACCACGCCTACTTTCCCAGCCGCGTCGGCCGGCTGAACCTGCTCAGCCTGGGGGCAATGGGCAGCGGCCCGCGGCGGCTGCTCCAGAGCGGCCAGAGCCAGGGTCAGACCCTCACCCTGCTCGAGCTTCCGTCCGGAGGCCGCGAGCTGATCGAGACCACCTACAGCCTCAGCAGCCTCGCCCCCCTGGATCCAGCCACGTTGCCCCGGCAGCTGCAGCCCAGTGCGGGCCCCAGCCTGCCCCGTCGTGCATCCAGGATTCCGATCGCCTGA
- a CDS encoding ATP-binding protein, with protein sequence MASPGSRRHRGLRVLAYAACGLLLWLLCLVTVQALLSRRLARSQMIQLSSEVAFSLRLGELALEQYPMEAVAELSGLELAKSPPPASPRGVAEAEALHQQLCDQLGYCREVVAAGGGLWVEMVSPIEPIWLSVSLPRLRRWPPDPLSLVLSLVASGLGLSTLVLSLEVQRPLRQLEHSLQQLGSGQEPEPLSERGTRAVRQITRRFNALLRSLEEARRERATMLAGIGHDLNSPITRLRLRLHLAENQPMTAADVAKAQADLDALERITRQFISFARGDGDEVPVQLDLDALLAEVAGQSGLPGLQLRLQPLRAWVRPTALSRAVGNLLSNAASHGQPPFQLALEPWNGAGFSITVRDGGSGIPDQLWEQALQPFRRLDEARGGDGHCGLGLAIAQRAAAAHGGELFHRHAPEGGYTLGLRGHSLSDLVTSQGPAVRPEADRSPRIKPVAPD encoded by the coding sequence ATGGCCAGCCCAGGGTCTAGGCGCCACCGCGGCCTGCGGGTGCTGGCCTACGCGGCCTGCGGGCTGCTGCTGTGGCTGCTGTGCCTGGTGACGGTGCAGGCCCTGCTCAGCCGGCGGCTGGCCCGCAGCCAGATGATCCAGCTCAGCTCGGAGGTGGCCTTCAGCCTGCGGCTGGGCGAACTCGCCCTGGAGCAGTACCCGATGGAGGCGGTGGCTGAACTCAGCGGGCTGGAGCTGGCGAAATCACCGCCACCGGCCAGCCCCCGGGGCGTGGCCGAAGCGGAAGCGCTGCATCAGCAGCTCTGCGACCAGCTCGGCTACTGCCGCGAGGTGGTGGCGGCCGGCGGCGGCCTCTGGGTGGAGATGGTGTCCCCGATCGAGCCGATCTGGCTGTCGGTCTCGCTGCCGCGCCTGCGTCGCTGGCCGCCCGATCCCCTGTCTCTGGTGCTGTCGCTGGTGGCCAGCGGCCTGGGGCTCTCCACCCTGGTGCTGAGCCTGGAGGTGCAGAGGCCGCTGCGGCAGCTGGAGCATTCGCTGCAACAGCTCGGCAGCGGCCAGGAGCCGGAGCCGCTGAGCGAGCGGGGCACCCGGGCCGTGCGCCAGATCACCCGGCGGTTCAATGCCCTGCTGCGAAGCCTGGAGGAAGCCAGGCGCGAACGGGCCACCATGCTGGCCGGCATCGGCCATGACCTGAACAGCCCCATCACCCGGCTGCGGCTGCGGCTGCATCTGGCCGAGAACCAGCCGATGACGGCGGCGGACGTGGCCAAGGCCCAGGCCGATCTCGACGCGCTCGAGCGCATCACCCGGCAGTTCATCTCCTTCGCCCGGGGCGATGGCGATGAGGTTCCGGTGCAGCTGGATCTCGATGCCCTGCTGGCGGAGGTGGCTGGCCAGAGCGGCCTGCCCGGGCTGCAGCTGCGGTTGCAGCCCCTGCGCGCCTGGGTGCGCCCCACGGCCCTGAGCCGGGCGGTGGGCAACCTGCTCAGCAATGCCGCCAGCCATGGCCAACCACCGTTCCAGCTGGCTCTGGAGCCCTGGAACGGGGCCGGCTTCTCCATCACCGTGCGCGATGGAGGCAGCGGCATCCCCGACCAGCTCTGGGAGCAGGCCCTGCAGCCGTTCCGGCGACTGGACGAGGCCCGGGGCGGTGACGGCCATTGCGGGCTGGGTCTGGCGATCGCCCAGCGGGCCGCCGCGGCCCACGGGGGCGAACTCTTCCACCGGCATGCTCCGGAGGGGGGCTACACCCTCGGCCTGCGGGGGCATTCCCTGTCAGATCTGGTCACATCTCAGGGCCCCGCGGTCAGACCTGAGGCAGATCGCTCCCCCAGGATCAAGCCTGTTGCTCCCGATTGA
- a CDS encoding response regulator — protein sequence MARPHRIWVVDDDPELRQMLQRYLGDQGYEVRCLANGQQLAARLESQRPDLVVLDLMLPGDDGLCLLRRLRDGGDDLPVLMLTGKGDAVDRIIGLEQGADDYLAKPFLPRELTARIEAVLRRRGTGPSGAPQAEAGPIPFGGWVLHPSSRQLEREGQPVSITSGEFSLLLAFAQHPHRPLSRERLIELSRGPTSDTDARSMDVQVSRLRRLVEDDPSRPRHIQTVWGYGYVFVPDGQPRV from the coding sequence ATGGCCCGACCCCACCGCATCTGGGTCGTCGATGACGATCCCGAACTCCGCCAGATGCTGCAGCGCTATCTCGGCGACCAGGGCTATGAGGTGCGCTGCCTCGCCAACGGCCAGCAGCTGGCCGCCCGGCTCGAGAGCCAGCGGCCCGATCTGGTGGTGCTCGATCTGATGCTCCCCGGCGACGACGGGCTCTGCCTGCTGCGGCGGCTGCGGGATGGGGGCGATGACCTGCCGGTGCTGATGCTCACCGGCAAGGGCGATGCGGTGGACCGCATCATCGGCCTCGAGCAGGGCGCCGACGACTACCTGGCCAAGCCCTTTCTGCCCCGCGAACTCACGGCCCGGATCGAGGCGGTGCTGCGTCGCCGCGGCACAGGCCCGTCCGGGGCGCCCCAGGCGGAGGCCGGCCCGATCCCCTTCGGCGGCTGGGTGCTGCACCCCAGCAGCCGCCAGCTGGAGAGGGAGGGCCAGCCGGTGAGCATCACCAGCGGCGAGTTCAGCCTGCTGCTGGCGTTCGCCCAGCACCCCCACCGGCCCCTCTCGCGGGAACGGCTGATCGAACTCTCCCGGGGTCCCACCAGCGACACCGATGCCCGCAGCATGGATGTGCAGGTGTCACGCCTGCGGCGGCTGGTGGAGGACGATCCCTCCCGCCCCCGCCACATCCAGACCGTCTGGGGCTATGGCTATGTCTTCGTCCCCGATGGCCAGCCCAGGGTCTAG
- the cysK gene encoding cysteine synthase A: MAIYADNSLSIGKTPLVRLNRVTRGCDATVLAKIEGRNPAYSVKCRIGAAMIWQAEQDGLLGPGKELIEPTSGNTGIALAFVAASRGIPLTLTMPETMSLERRKLLTAYGARLLLTEGRLGMSGAIGAAQELAATEPDRYVLLQQFANPANPRIHHDTTGPEIWEDAEGHVDVLVAGVGTGGTITGVSRYIKHTLGKPLESVAVEPVTSPVISQAKAGEELRPGPHKIQGIGAGFVPGNLDLDLVDRVETVSDAEAVEMARRLMREEGILAGISCGAATCAALRLAADPAYAGRTIVVVLPDSGERYLSSVLFEGVFNERGLALV, encoded by the coding sequence ATGGCGATCTACGCCGACAACAGCCTCAGCATCGGCAAGACCCCGCTGGTGCGCCTCAACCGGGTCACACGGGGCTGCGACGCCACCGTTCTGGCCAAGATCGAAGGCCGCAATCCGGCCTATTCGGTGAAGTGCCGCATCGGCGCGGCCATGATCTGGCAGGCGGAGCAGGACGGCCTGCTGGGGCCGGGCAAGGAGCTGATCGAGCCCACCAGCGGCAACACTGGCATCGCCCTGGCCTTCGTGGCGGCGTCGCGCGGCATACCGCTCACGCTCACCATGCCCGAGACGATGAGCCTGGAGCGGCGCAAGCTGCTCACGGCCTACGGAGCACGGCTGCTGCTCACCGAAGGACGGCTGGGCATGTCGGGGGCCATCGGCGCCGCCCAGGAGCTGGCGGCGACGGAACCGGACCGCTACGTGCTGCTGCAGCAGTTCGCCAACCCCGCCAACCCGCGCATCCACCACGACACCACCGGCCCCGAGATCTGGGAGGACGCCGAAGGCCACGTGGACGTGCTCGTGGCCGGCGTCGGCACGGGCGGCACCATCACCGGCGTCAGCCGCTACATCAAGCACACCCTGGGCAAGCCGCTGGAGTCGGTGGCGGTGGAGCCCGTCACCAGCCCGGTGATCTCCCAGGCCAAGGCCGGCGAGGAGCTCAGGCCCGGGCCCCACAAGATCCAGGGCATCGGTGCCGGCTTCGTGCCGGGCAACCTCGACCTCGACCTGGTGGACCGGGTGGAGACCGTGAGCGATGCCGAGGCCGTGGAGATGGCCCGGCGGCTGATGCGGGAGGAGGGCATCCTGGCCGGGATCTCCTGCGGCGCCGCCACCTGCGCCGCCCTGCGGCTGGCCGCCGATCCCGCCTACGCCGGCAGGACCATCGTGGTGGTGCTGCCCGATTCGGGCGAGCGCTACCTGAGCTCGGTGCTGTTCGAAGGCGTCTTCAACGAGCGGGGCCTGGCCCTCGTCTGA
- a CDS encoding Coq4 family protein, whose product MPRFSELLRAANNLKLLVAIGRSGGDLRSVADLVDNMVATPQMDACLQRFRALPGAAAMLDERYPPLQPDLARLACLAEGSLGRSYADLIQRLHYDPEFFRPRPIDTEALWLTQRIATTHDIHHVVCGFGTHPEGETGVLAVTATQIGFPAYVLLTTAAQLSTFRLQPERFPQMSAAAAHGIAMGRQAACLAAVRWEEGWERPVSEWREQLGILEPADAAAYGLKV is encoded by the coding sequence ATGCCACGCTTCTCCGAGCTGCTGCGGGCTGCGAACAACCTCAAGCTGCTGGTGGCGATCGGGCGAAGTGGCGGTGATCTGCGGTCGGTGGCCGACCTGGTCGACAACATGGTGGCCACCCCGCAGATGGATGCCTGCCTCCAGCGCTTCCGCGCCCTGCCCGGTGCGGCCGCGATGCTGGACGAGCGTTACCCACCCCTGCAGCCCGACCTGGCCCGGCTGGCTTGCCTGGCGGAGGGGAGCCTCGGCCGCAGCTACGCCGATCTGATCCAACGGCTCCACTACGACCCGGAGTTCTTCCGCCCCAGACCGATCGACACGGAGGCCCTGTGGCTGACGCAGCGGATTGCCACCACCCACGACATCCACCATGTGGTGTGCGGCTTCGGCACCCACCCCGAGGGTGAGACGGGCGTGCTGGCCGTGACGGCCACCCAGATCGGCTTCCCCGCCTATGTGCTGCTCACCACGGCGGCCCAGCTGTCCACCTTCAGGCTCCAGCCCGAACGCTTCCCGCAGATGAGCGCCGCCGCCGCCCATGGCATCGCCATGGGCCGGCAGGCCGCCTGCCTCGCCGCCGTGCGGTGGGAGGAGGGCTGGGAGCGTCCGGTGAGCGAATGGCGAGAGCAGCTCGGCATCCTGGAGCCGGCCGACGCTGCGGCCTACGGGCTCAAGGTCTGA